aaaataaagaaatagaaCAGAAATTGCAATACATGCGAAGCTAAATCATTAAAAATAGGCTAAGTTGCACGTTTGGTCCTGAAAGTATAATGCCTGTGACATTTtagttatcaaattttaatttattataatttttagctctAACTTTTAGAACGGTTACAATCAAATAGTATATTTCTacttaattgactaaatatcgACAAACCGTAgatgtaaaaatttaatttttaactattattatattattaattaaaatattactataatatttttatattaataatttaaactaaaaattataacaaattaaaatttaagaacaaaATAGCACGCCTGAGGACCAAACAATAAGTTGTGCAGCTCTGAAAATAATTTGAGTTGCATTATAAGGCGCGCATAGCATGACCAGAGAtgaccagagagagaaaaagcaagTCCTCCGTATGGCCCCCTCTTTACTCCCTCAGCTGCCCCCAACCCCGTAACACTGAACTAGggttatcttttattttctttttttaagaattacagaaaaaagaaagtaactaagagagagagagagagagagagagagagagaggggggcgaaaagactagagagagagagagagagagagagagagagcaaaagagaaagagagcgaagaggggggagagagagtagaaaccctagatgggcGTTTCCGAAGCCCACCCGTCGTCTCCTCCTCCCCGACCATCATCATCGTCATTCTCATTCTCATTCTCATTCTCATTCTCAGCCCCGCCCCTTATTTTCCTGCTCGTCCTCGTACCGACcgtcctctctctcctctggcCCGTCTCCGGCGCCGACATCTACGCCCTCGTCTACAAGGGCTGCGCCAACCAGaccctcggcggcggcggcggcggcggctcccAGCAGTCGGTGGCCGCGGTCGCCTCCGCCCTCATCGCGCAGTCGGCCTCCGCCAAGTTCTACAAggccacctcctcctccggcggGGGCGGCGTGTTCGGGGTCTTCCAGTGCCGCGGCGACCTGAGCCCGGGCGAGTGCTCGTCGTGCGTGGGCCGCGCGATCCCCATGTGGTCGTCGCTCTGCGGCTCGGCCGTGGCGGCGCGGATCCAGCTGACGGGGTGCCTGGCCCTCTACGAGGTGTCCGGCTTCCCGCAGGTTTCGGGCACGCAGATGCTCTTCAAGACCtgcggctccggcggcggcggcggatcgGGCTTCGAGGTGCGCCGCGACACCGCGTTCGCGCAGCTGCAGAGCGGGCTCAGCGGCGGGAATGGGTTCTACGCGACGAGCTACGAGGGGGTGTACGCGATGGCGCAGTGCGAAGGGGAGCTGTCGGCGGGGGACTGCGGGGAGTGCGTGGCGCAGGCCGTGCAGAAGTCCGAGGTCGAGTGCGGCGGCGCCCCCTCCGGCCAGGTCTACCTCGACAAGTGCTACATCAGCTACAGCTACTACCCCAACGGCGTCCCCCGCGGCGGTGCTTCccccggaggaggaggaggaggaggaggaggaggaggaggtgcggCTGCTGCAAGGAATCTCTATCGTGcttaattttaactaaattaattaattaattaactgatCAGTACTCTTggcctatttatttttatttatttttttttaaaaataaaaattacgaCACTAGCTAGCTCGCTAGCAGTAGTAGTAATTAATGTGAGCGGTATGTACTTTGGTGATCATTTTTATAGGGCAGCAAACGACGAAGACGGTGGCGATAGTGGTGGGAGGAGCGGCGGGGCTCGGATTTCTCGTCATCTGCTTGCTCTTCGCCAGAAGCCTTCTCAAGAAGAAAGATggtgagtgagtgagtgagtgagtgagtgcgGCGGTTACTACTTACCTTACCTTACCTTACCTTACCTTACCTTCTTCTGCTGCTACTACTGTCTAACAAGGAGATAAGAtaaactattaataatatacgCGTTTGAAGACCCACCCACCCATCCCCTCCCCTTTAACTTACTTTTGAGACGTTTAATTTGAAGTAGACCCcctcagctttttttttttattaaatttggtggTAATGCCGCTGCACTTTCTAGCTGACAAAATGACGGATGTTTTTGAATAATCGACGGCTGGTCATTGTTTGCTTCCAACAAAACAGCTTTTACTTGATGAtgagaaatattattaattccCATCGCACCTTACAACGGGAATAATTT
This genomic window from Ananas comosus cultivar F153 linkage group 3, ASM154086v1, whole genome shotgun sequence contains:
- the LOC109707911 gene encoding cysteine-rich repeat secretory protein 3-like isoform X1 — protein: MGVSEAHPSSPPPRPSSSSFSFSFSFSFSAPPLIFLLVLVPTVLSLLWPVSGADIYALVYKGCANQTLGGGGGGGSQQSVAAVASALIAQSASAKFYKATSSSGGGGVFGVFQCRGDLSPGECSSCVGRAIPMWSSLCGSAVAARIQLTGCLALYEVSGFPQVSGTQMLFKTCGSGGGGGSGFEVRRDTAFAQLQSGLSGGNGFYATSYEGVYAMAQCEGELSAGDCGECVAQAVQKSEVECGGAPSGQVYLDKCYISYSYYPNGVPRGGASPGGGGGGGGGGGGQQTTKTVAIVVGGAAGLGFLVICLLFARSLLKKKDDF
- the LOC109707911 gene encoding cysteine-rich repeat secretory protein 3-like isoform X3, with product MGVSEAHPSSPPPRPSSSSFSFSFSFSFSAPPLIFLLVLVPTVLSLLWPVSGADIYALVYKGCANQTLGGGGGGGSQQSVAAVASALIAQSASAKFYKATSSSGGGGVFGVFQCRGDLSPGECSSCVGRAIPMWSSLCGSAVAARIQLTGCLALYEVSGFPQVSGTQMLFKTCGSGGGGGSGFEVRRDTAFAQLQSGLSGGNGFYATSYEGVYAMAQCEGELSAGDCGECVAQAVQKSEVECGGAPSGQVYLDKCYISYSYYPNGVPRGGASPGGGGGGGGGGQQTTKTVAIVVGGAAGLGFLVICLLFARSLLKKKDDF
- the LOC109707911 gene encoding cysteine-rich repeat secretory protein 3-like isoform X4, with translation MGVSEAHPSSPPPRPSSSSFSFSFSFSFSAPPLIFLLVLVPTVLSLLWPVSGADIYALVYKGCANQTLGGGGGGGSQQSVAAVASALIAQSASAKFYKATSSSGGGGVFGVFQCRGDLSPGECSSCVGRAIPMWSSLCGSAVAARIQLTGCLALYEVSGFPQVSGTQMLFKTCGSGGGGGSGFEVRRDTAFAQLQSGLSGGNGFYATSYEGVYAMAQCEGELSAGDCGECVAQAVQKSEVECGGAPSGQVYLDKCYISYSYYPNGVPRGGASPGGGGGGGGGQQTTKTVAIVVGGAAGLGFLVICLLFARSLLKKKDDF
- the LOC109707911 gene encoding cysteine-rich repeat secretory protein 3-like isoform X5 encodes the protein MGVSEAHPSSPPPRPSSSSFSFSFSFSFSAPPLIFLLVLVPTVLSLLWPVSGADIYALVYKGCANQTLGGGGGGGSQQSVAAVASALIAQSASAKFYKATSSSGGGGVFGVFQCRGDLSPGECSSCVGRAIPMWSSLCGSAVAARIQLTGCLALYEVSGFPQVSGTQMLFKTCGSGGGGGSGFEVRRDTAFAQLQSGLSGGNGFYATSYEGVYAMAQCEGELSAGDCGECVAQAVQKSEVECGGAPSGQVYLDKCYISYSYYPNGVPRGGASPGGGGGGGGQQTTKTVAIVVGGAAGLGFLVICLLFARSLLKKKDDF
- the LOC109707911 gene encoding cysteine-rich repeat secretory protein 3-like isoform X2, which codes for MGVSEAHPSSPPPRPSSSSFSFSFSFSFSAPPLIFLLVLVPTVLSLLWPVSGADIYALVYKGCANQTLGGGGGGGSQQSVAAVASALIAQSASAKFYKATSSSGGGGVFGVFQCRGDLSPGECSSCVGRAIPMWSSLCGSAVAARIQLTGCLALYEVSGFPQVSGTQMLFKTCGSGGGGGSGFEVRRDTAFAQLQSGLSGGNGFYATSYEGVYAMAQCEGELSAGDCGECVAQAVQKSEVECGGAPSGQVYLDKCYISYSYYPNGVPRGGASPGGGGGGGGGGGGQQTTKTVAIVVGGAAGLGFLVICLLFARSLLKKKDGE